TGATTGTTCAGACGGAGCAAATTACATAAAAAAAGTTAACTTTAATTGTGAAAAAATATAACGCATTAAAAcaaaagagtactaaaaaatactaaaaaaattaaacatacttCAAAAAATAACATTTgtaaaatacttttatatatatatatatatatatatatatatatatatggtcaaTTTTATTCTACCCTTCTTATAATAACATGTATATTAACCTCTGTGACATGTCACTCTCTAATTGGTGGTTATGTTAACTATAGTTAAACTATTGGTAATTAAATTATAGCCCAAAATGGGTAATTGTATAATTTACTAAactattaaaaattcaatttttgttttttcccCAAATCATGCTCCGAACAAATGAACCCTTGTTTTTAACTGATGATGTTATATCAAAGGCATGTTGTGGCTTTGCAGAATCAGCTACCCAAAATTGTGAAGACTTCTTGCAAATGTTGATCCTTAGAAAAGAAATTCCAGCATGGTTTGAGTATCAGGAAGAAGATGACGGAGTATCAGTGTCATTCCCCAAGAATTGTCCTTCAATTGAAACCATCGCACTTGCTCTCTGTTTcctaattgaaattgaagaatatattGACCCAGTACAGCTATTGGTGATCTACAACGGTGAAAAATTCATCAACGCGAGTTTATTCGTGGGGCCACTTGTTCAGATCATTTGTTCATTGTCTGCGTGAATGGTTACTATTTTAGTAAGCTGTTATGCCAACATAATATAATTTCAGGTTATCATCATGATGATCTTGATATAGGACGTAGATATGGAGCACGTTGGGTgactaagtgtgtgtttggattactgTTTGTAAAcgggagtttgcataaaattgatttttgtaaaattgattttgatgaaaagttcGTTTTGATTAACGTGATTTATTTTTggcaatctttatatcaaaattgattatagtaaaataaatgttgtttagattatactactcaaaatcatttttagatgaaaaattactaaaagagacatcagtttaaataatttttttatatatatgcaaaatcagaacattaataaaataatataaaaaatatttatcatataaataaaataaatacaataaaaaataaaaatatgaaagagagtactataaattttataatgtcaaacaaaaagaaaatattttataatttttttagtactgttagtactctttaatttagtatcattttggactataaattttcattatttatggctttattgttacttataattaattttttatttattttatcctttttataggatcataatttatattatacaaaattttgataataaacctagtatataataattataattacaaattttacaagGTCAGAATaaagaatataaaaattaatacaaaacaaaaatagagtacatcaaaaaatggaaaaaaatcatacagatcaaaaataataaaaatttcataaaatcaacaatatatatcatatgaacaaaaaaatataataaaaaataaataaaatttgtatgaataaaatcaaataaaaaaataaaaaatttcatacacaACCTAAATACAATGCAGTAAAGGATAGGAAAAAAAGAATTCATATgagcaaaaaaataataaaaatatcataaaaaaagtcaacaacatttgtcatatgaataaaagaaatacaataaaataaataaaaaaatcatatgaacaaagccaaacaaaaataaaaaaaaagatttcataaaaaatatacatataaaaaataatatagtaaatgataaaaaaaactcataaaaatataacataagaAATCAGAACActacacaaataatataaaaatatttatcatataaataaaaaatataataaaaaatataaaaattaaaatataaaaatgagtactaaaaataaaaaaattaaaatattcaatttgctAGTGATTAAAACAAATCTGAactattttaatgaaaaaataaattagaacgaACAACTATGAAGAAGTAGGAAGAACTACAAAAAATTATTGCGAAGGTAATAGTTACTGGTATCCTTttcaaagaagaaaatgaagggtaggattggtaaaaaagaaataaatttttcaTCTAATTTTCCAAGGATAATAAGTAACCATGAAACGCAGAGACTACAAATTTTAGCTTCTCATGAACGTGTTTTCAGGTTCAGAAAGATAAAAATGGCCAAACATAaaagtgaaactttcaagaagctcaAACGTACTTCTCTCCCCTCCAACGCGTTTGCCAAACACACTCTAAGTAAGACGAGTGGGGTACAGGTTgagttattttttctttcaatttcagagaggaatgGAAAAATGGGCATTGAGCTTCTGAACAATGATAAGAAATATAACTTTACTTTTTAATgtttacaaaaattatatattcttccctcttataaaaatatttaattacaaagttACTCTactttagttaatatattaacTCTTATTAAGTTAAATtaactcaaactaaaactaaacatccAATTAAAACATACCATGTCATAAGGGGTAATTTACATGTTGATTTAGAGAGGGTTGGGTAGAactcacctatatatatatatatatatatatatatatatatataataataataataatatccttATATACTAATTTTGTATAGagcttatataatttattataattttataatttaatttaatattcattTAGGTTAATATGCTAAATTATTagtgtattttatattattttttattttcgatatacaatatattttattattttttatatatttttatgaaaatattagtgtttaatttttataaaaagtaacatattttttaatattaaataataaataactagTTTATTAAAACAAAGAGAATTTGTTCTAAAAACTGATGTCActaatcataaaaactaaaatagattaaataaaaaattaaaaaattattgtacaTAAACTGTTGCGCATATTTACGATTTTTGTATTAACTTTTTTACGTTATAtcctctatttaaattttaaatattttttatttataagttTTAAGTTTTTATCGATTTATGTTGGCAATTCAAATAGattaaatttaacactaaaacataaaattttacaaatattataaatacataattttaaattttattttatttaaatacataaattactTTATTTTAAGGTATCTCCTtaatattaagataaaaattaaaatattgctaaattataataaaaaacgaAGACAAGAGATATAGTACTATAGCACTTGAACATAATAAACTTAGATAAATCGAAAATAATAGTCAAAACAACAGCTTTATAGCATCTGCCTTTATAGATAACTAGAGTGAGATCCGCGCGATGCACGGAGAGGtagattatttatactatatagtatattttaataaatgttatattaaaaatattttaaagaatatattataaatagattttgaatttatttatttttaaaaaagacataggttatttatattagaattatACAAAactgtattttctttttttttattttttgatttgcaTTAATGGctacactttatttttttttttgcgacttttttgtttgtaaataatgaaaaaaataaatgaatgagaatgaaaaacatataacaacgttatattaaatttaaggaatttttgacaattaatataagagattaagaaatgaagagtAGTGAGAGTAAGttatagaatttgaatatttgtaactgaaattttttataattattattatgacacttttaatgtatgtttattgcatttaattagtatttgatgtTTCAactgaataataatagataaaagttttttgttttaatttttttaaaacattgtaCTAAATAGTGATTGGTTGATTTTCATCTAGCAATTTCGGGTATTAACTCTTCTGGTCTGTCATTACCACTGCAAATCCTTCTACAACAAAGAGAATAAGACATGATCAAAGAATGATAATCCATTCCAAGTAAATTGTGGAAGCAATACTGTACATGTGgaataataatttgaaaaagaggaaCACATAAATGTAAATTGTGGAAGAAATACTCCAcatgtaaaataataatttataatttgatgatgaaatatTGCAATCGATAGTATATAGAGAGCAATAATTTTAAATGCACATTAATTTTGGTTTTGACTGTTAGACAGAACCATTTACAAAAGAGGAATACATAAACTTGTGCTACTTGCAATGAGTTCacaattaaaatgttattatttataacaaataaatagggctattgaaaatgatattgaacAATGAGAAGAGTAAACGATAAAGTTGAAAATCTTTAGGAAGATACCTAGGACAAATTTCTTACGTTGGCGGCGTCGAATGATGACGTTGGTCTGAGACCTAGAATCGAGCTCTGGCAGGAAAACCACAAGAGGAGGATTGGAGTTCGCCCTGATCTCTGCAATTTATGCAATGCGGCTCTGCCGGATGCAATGCGGCTCTGCCGGAGATGGACATCACGATGTACAATTTGTTTTGAGGAAAAGATAATGGCTCATGGGACCGAAAGAGGATTAAGAAAATAGGATGGGACCGGAAGAGGATGGAGGAAATAGGATTTTGGTAGGGAGAGGTGCTAAGAGAGTGAGGGTTTGAGAAAGGTAATAAGCTCTTTGGTTTTGAGAGCTTTTTGTTGGGGTAAAtgttaatttgtgtttttgttgttttagaagtaatgattgatttagaaaaagtttatttgttggtttttattgtgttttttagttattttttgtgttttttttatgtgaaaataaaaGTTGATTTGGCAAGATTTAAATggtggattctaaaattttgccaagtaagCGTTAATGCTGACATGgcgttagtagaagaagagaaataagaagcaATGTGGGTAAACCTATgtacctacttttatatattaaaaatagaagagataCAAACAGTACACACAAAACAACAATATATAAATCCTAGCAAACTACATTATTAGCAACTAAGTAGAAGGACAACGAAGATAAACCAACACAAACAGTAGACATAAAACAACATATAAATCCTAACAACTATAGTATGGAAGAAATAAGTACGAGAACAACGACATTATTAGCAACTAAGTATGTTAGCAATAAGTATGGGAACATGCATCAAGACAACAACTTCATAACATCTATTTTTCTTCGTTGGTAAACTTGGATTCATTAATATCGATGCCTTCCTCAGCAGCATGTTTTCTGCCGGACTTATCCATGGTAGAGAGGCATCCCTTACGTTCTATTTCTTGGTAACCTGCAGTCCCTATCTGTTTCTTTATAGTCTGCCCTCTTTTTGTACCAATTTCATGATATCTTTCTGATTCCAGCTGCTCCTTTCTAGTCTGGCCTCCTCTGCTCCTTCCTATACTTTTACTTATATCCATAAGTGATATTA
The sequence above is drawn from the Arachis hypogaea cultivar Tifrunner chromosome 4, arahy.Tifrunner.gnm2.J5K5, whole genome shotgun sequence genome and encodes:
- the LOC112795289 gene encoding protein SLE1-like — protein: MQVYAHPSSLLCEELDKRAKQGETVVPGGTSGKNLETQKHIAKGRSRGGQTRKEQLESERYHEIGTKRGQTIKKQIGTAGYQEIERKGCLSTMDKSGRKHAAEEGIDINESKFTNEEK